A DNA window from bacterium contains the following coding sequences:
- a CDS encoding translocation/assembly module TamB domain-containing protein: MTIRKTHRFRRFIGVMALLFGFLAGASWLVNRPEVLAHALAVANAAGRLRIEVGSFQWKPIRGEISLTSLSLADKMSGRRAIIGNVTLEYALLGLARGKLVIDELRLNDVMIDLPASPEQKTKPAKKRFNTAKLLLLKHIELIDASASGVNVNIGDDKRLMLDEVHAALVPSMLGDARFAARADGVKLDKGEKQLFSAGFASLKTSTRLERWQRRFPYVNAFSGNVSVRDIVTTAIAAEELDAEISFDDDRIELSDLSLLIEGRELKGKLNSDIETQDFALDIDIPKPVSLPYLGKESQIFDTAGELSGSVKLAGKGYKPLESEGAGSASLTYRFKASPDQPVSVNSNLTWKDGSIRFSSGSATAGSDVVAFSGSIDVGAKSMDLEASGSNFPVEHLFTKFSNPHLKKIFGRSDCEVKLTGWGKQVHVEIRGETFEGGWIPIMADRVLTELDITYDELVMHNDVFTAERMTGSSDLTVKFGEKMADGKRRKHIDLSSEMHDMPLDRSMEAFGLKGVGNGAIELTGPHTDFTGKARASITNGSWHEIPFERAAATVDITRRRLEFLDIEAGLHGEQVRKIEGALAAELSPGRMRLHGEPIKGLLIDGTYAYDPHTWSFAELSWTGSGGERLGAKGRLTSGGPIDLSVDGTVDVSALSLLTPSLYRGSGLLGVDLSVRGTTNDPRFFGSIEFKDNNVLLRNPRVGLESVTGALRFDGSRVRFDSLQAKMGDGSMSLSGYLDHQNFKPAQSDLALAARGMVWRSEDGYLMLEFEGDISLTGRFPNPLLSGDMTVLDGKYTKDFNIIDALTGEKKMRSRKEVQKLDFDPRLALSVRNSGDMEIRNNVGDIWLGMNISLSGTRSKPVVAGSINADSGELHYLGLNFDVSKGFMEFRGDVDSPYLEVYAEKEIDVYSVNLILHGPIDNLALDLTATSPTGPLEKRDVVSLILFGMTEQERIAIQSEGLSAAMVAQSITSVIERPIAKFTRLDVFRFEVPDTAAQGISRLNVGKKLSDRLSVSFATDIGTDNAVQTFSAEYQITDNLLLKGSNSTDSNYELSGILRFRMR; this comes from the coding sequence ATGACGATCAGAAAGACGCACCGGTTTCGCAGATTCATCGGCGTCATGGCGCTGTTGTTTGGTTTCCTGGCCGGCGCCTCCTGGCTCGTCAACAGGCCTGAGGTGCTGGCGCACGCGCTCGCCGTCGCCAACGCCGCAGGCAGGCTCAGGATAGAAGTTGGGTCGTTTCAATGGAAACCGATCAGGGGCGAGATCTCTCTGACCTCGCTCTCGCTTGCAGACAAAATGAGCGGCCGGCGCGCCATAATAGGAAACGTCACCCTTGAGTACGCCCTATTGGGATTGGCGCGCGGCAAGCTGGTGATAGACGAACTCCGCCTCAACGACGTAATGATAGACCTCCCGGCATCGCCGGAACAGAAGACAAAGCCCGCGAAAAAACGCTTCAATACGGCCAAGCTCCTGCTCCTCAAGCACATCGAGCTCATCGACGCTTCCGCATCCGGCGTGAACGTGAACATCGGTGACGACAAGAGGCTCATGCTCGACGAGGTCCACGCGGCCCTCGTCCCCAGCATGCTCGGCGATGCCAGGTTCGCCGCACGCGCGGACGGCGTGAAGCTGGACAAGGGAGAAAAGCAGCTGTTCTCCGCCGGATTCGCGTCGCTCAAGACGTCGACCAGGCTAGAACGCTGGCAACGAAGGTTCCCCTATGTCAACGCGTTCAGCGGGAACGTCTCGGTGCGCGACATCGTTACGACGGCGATCGCCGCCGAAGAACTCGACGCGGAGATATCATTCGACGACGACAGGATAGAGCTCAGCGACTTATCACTGCTCATCGAGGGGAGGGAGCTCAAGGGAAAGCTGAACTCCGACATCGAAACACAGGATTTTGCCCTGGACATCGATATCCCCAAGCCCGTATCGCTCCCGTACCTTGGGAAAGAGTCTCAGATATTCGATACCGCAGGAGAGCTCTCCGGCAGCGTCAAGCTGGCGGGCAAAGGATACAAGCCTCTGGAGTCTGAAGGCGCAGGCAGCGCCTCGCTCACATACCGCTTCAAGGCGTCGCCGGATCAGCCGGTCTCGGTAAATTCCAATCTCACATGGAAAGACGGGTCGATACGATTCTCTTCCGGCAGCGCCACGGCAGGCAGCGACGTCGTCGCATTCTCAGGCTCGATCGACGTTGGGGCGAAGTCGATGGACCTGGAGGCAAGCGGCTCTAATTTTCCCGTCGAGCACCTCTTCACCAAGTTCAGCAACCCGCATCTCAAGAAGATCTTCGGACGGAGCGATTGCGAGGTGAAACTCACCGGATGGGGCAAGCAGGTCCACGTCGAGATCCGCGGAGAGACCTTCGAGGGCGGATGGATACCCATCATGGCGGACCGAGTTCTGACGGAGCTCGACATCACCTACGACGAGCTAGTCATGCACAACGACGTATTCACCGCGGAGCGCATGACCGGCAGCTCCGACCTCACCGTCAAATTCGGCGAAAAAATGGCGGACGGCAAAAGGCGTAAGCACATAGATCTCTCATCCGAAATGCATGACATGCCCCTGGACAGATCCATGGAGGCGTTCGGGCTCAAGGGGGTGGGAAACGGCGCAATCGAGCTCACAGGGCCGCACACCGATTTCACCGGCAAGGCCAGGGCTTCGATCACAAACGGCAGCTGGCACGAAATCCCGTTCGAACGCGCGGCCGCCACCGTTGACATCACACGCCGCAGGCTTGAGTTCCTCGACATCGAGGCGGGCCTGCACGGGGAACAGGTCCGCAAGATCGAAGGCGCGCTGGCAGCAGAGCTATCGCCCGGCAGGATGCGGCTGCACGGTGAGCCGATAAAAGGGCTTCTCATCGACGGGACCTACGCGTACGACCCGCACACATGGAGCTTCGCTGAACTCTCATGGACCGGCTCAGGGGGAGAAAGGCTGGGCGCAAAGGGGAGGCTCACATCAGGGGGGCCGATAGACCTCTCGGTGGATGGCACGGTGGACGTATCGGCGCTGTCGCTGCTCACCCCTTCGCTCTACAGGGGGTCGGGGCTACTCGGCGTCGATCTTTCGGTGCGCGGCACGACGAACGACCCCAGATTTTTCGGCAGCATCGAATTCAAAGACAACAACGTGCTGCTCAGAAACCCGCGCGTCGGCCTCGAGAGCGTCACCGGGGCGCTCAGGTTCGACGGCTCACGCGTTCGTTTCGACTCGCTCCAGGCGAAAATGGGCGACGGATCCATGAGCCTCTCCGGCTATCTCGATCATCAGAACTTCAAGCCGGCCCAGTCGGATCTGGCGCTGGCCGCAAGGGGCATGGTCTGGCGCTCCGAGGACGGATACCTGATGCTGGAGTTCGAGGGGGACATCTCACTCACAGGCAGGTTCCCGAACCCGCTGCTCTCGGGCGACATGACGGTGCTCGACGGAAAATACACGAAAGATTTCAACATCATCGACGCGCTGACCGGCGAGAAGAAGATGCGTTCGCGAAAAGAAGTGCAAAAACTCGATTTCGACCCAAGGCTCGCCCTCTCGGTCAGAAACAGCGGAGACATGGAGATCCGTAACAACGTTGGCGACATCTGGCTCGGCATGAACATATCGCTATCGGGGACTAGGTCCAAACCCGTCGTCGCGGGATCGATAAACGCCGACAGCGGCGAACTGCATTACCTCGGACTTAATTTCGATGTCAGCAAGGGCTTCATGGAGTTCAGGGGGGACGTCGACTCGCCGTATCTCGAGGTCTATGCAGAGAAGGAGATCGACGTCTACAGCGTGAACCTAATCCTTCACGGCCCCATCGACAACCTGGCGCTCGATCTCACCGCCACATCGCCCACCGGTCCGCTGGAGAAGCGCGACGTGGTCTCGCTCATACTCTTCGGGATGACCGAACAGGAGCGCATCGCCATACAGAGCGAGGGGCTCTCGGCGGCCATGGTAGCACAGTCGATCACGAGCGTCATAGAGAGGCCGATCGCCAAATTCACCAGGCTCGACGTCTTCAGGTTCGAAGTTCCTGATACGGCGGCGCAGGGCATATCCAGGCTCAACGTCGGCAAGAAGCTGTCGGACAGGTTGAGCGTGAGTTTCGCCACGGACATCGGAACCGACAACGCGGTCCAGACCTTCTCGGCGGAATATCAGATCACCGACAACCTGCTGCTTAAGGGATCTAATTCGACCGACTCGAACTACGAGCTGAGCGGTATTTTGAGATTCAGGATGAGATAG